In Candidatus Cloacimonadota bacterium, a single genomic region encodes these proteins:
- a CDS encoding pyruvate phosphate dikinase: MDKIESQALASNLAQTQVKQIVLSPDSLWLLERSASYFGIQQRTKLFLEELHHPFANLDSALELMRQSIMGDLWFYLQLEESEHALELILGIFGNIFARAEENRVRQRCLNEYLDFIAALADQEKVPQTILDQSFDLLEDLHGQAPELFIAASGQCFKTLLKLSERLRRQDEAVALLRGIYEASIKLWRAKAAIAAWHDKYDDLVTLDKARLEQAVGGKFFTGCLKQLQTAQTLQDFAAIPSYSDIATRHRDLLASFTGLPEKIHYLFYLLSLPPMNALSDHLLWDLNRLLADLHESLSVKELNLLIDSIFDNLAEFRDQHSSIVLDCVLTIGKAVLDPAEPELARRCLSKIIDLGFIPPGEIKINQDWQIVANKNHIKNIRAWLELISLDPILCKDLLAALIINLTQGGIFISDTDLFQKDVSQFLNSNVKPLYVQTKHLLRLFPVFYHEIGAEGEIRDLSTEIDEMSSRKDRLIHFVRKQVHTESNNTHINLLRQILNYWTDLDPGHLQGLLPDDVALFIQSPDERTKAQQKTVRKFFKDNATGADDLLGQSWQVVAPLFRQVKKEDFSLRRLELLVRIYYMLLDKYQLDPYDIAKFLGRFNWFDEKEQLRLRQSLARKDFDSGIRQMLDYIGRLNQVILDPNPTQAWENIYYKRHIAAGIPSMYGQYREPKLEAMGMIFRLENLVERLVEQNIRQLNLDYITAKTLKRIIRILELFELGLAREGLTSEAFSSALEMLKSGQRIVNLSLDQYLDLFKQIKDSITELINEYFYRFYEQELEHAPVKGVAGKYKRQTAQQMFAEEFFRKLLATSFLVQPMDNFIAQILVSLAAMKQVFGSAELSRVMSYDPDLMFIPLQTSFGRLDNQVLLGSKAFFLKKMRQYEFPIPPGFVITTELHRFSQIVRSHPGIEREMDELLRFNIARLEGQTGLRYGDPESPLLFSVRSGAPMSLPGAMTTFLNIGLNDEVTLKLSARPNYGWTAWDCYRRLIQSWGMAYGIDRDEFDAVMIAFKRRHKVKLKTQFTPLQMRQMSEAYKKVLARHKLKLEQDVFLQVKQAILHVLDSWNTDRARLYRQKLQIADDWGTAVTIQKMVLGNISLDSGTGVLFTHAPWSKAPGITLNGDFTLCSQGEDVVAGLVHTLPISEQERKQSKQRLELSLEKDFPQIYTRLLSLARQLLDERDYPHQEMEFTFEGPSREQLFILQTRNQVITKARAYTVFNVPKRDLKPLGNGIGIGKGVINGLIAISRANIDALKNRGQPLILVRPDTVPEDMELLFDCQGLLTSRGGVTSHAAVTAIRLGLVGIVNCRQLKVFEDENHCRIGETLLQPGDEIAIDASSGAIFLGHYPVETIRS; encoded by the coding sequence TTGGATAAGATCGAATCCCAGGCCCTGGCGAGCAACCTTGCCCAGACCCAGGTAAAACAGATCGTGCTGTCGCCGGACAGCCTGTGGCTGCTGGAACGCAGCGCCAGTTACTTCGGCATTCAGCAGCGCACCAAACTCTTTCTGGAAGAGCTGCACCATCCCTTCGCGAACCTCGATTCCGCCCTGGAACTGATGCGCCAGAGCATCATGGGCGACCTCTGGTTCTACCTGCAGCTGGAGGAAAGCGAACACGCCCTGGAACTGATCCTGGGCATCTTCGGCAACATCTTTGCCCGCGCGGAGGAAAACCGCGTAAGACAGCGCTGCTTGAACGAATATCTGGATTTCATCGCCGCCCTGGCCGACCAGGAAAAGGTGCCGCAAACCATTCTGGACCAGTCTTTCGACCTTCTGGAGGATTTGCACGGACAGGCCCCGGAACTCTTTATCGCCGCTTCCGGACAGTGTTTCAAGACCCTGCTGAAGCTTTCGGAACGCCTGCGCCGTCAGGACGAGGCCGTGGCCCTGCTGCGCGGCATCTACGAAGCCTCCATCAAACTCTGGCGGGCCAAGGCTGCCATCGCCGCGTGGCACGACAAATACGACGATCTGGTTACATTGGACAAAGCCAGGCTGGAACAGGCCGTGGGCGGAAAATTCTTCACGGGCTGCCTCAAACAGCTTCAAACCGCCCAAACCCTGCAGGATTTCGCCGCCATACCTTCCTACTCGGATATTGCCACCCGCCACCGCGACCTGCTGGCCTCCTTCACCGGCCTGCCGGAAAAGATCCATTACCTTTTCTACCTCTTGAGTTTGCCCCCGATGAACGCCCTCAGCGACCACCTGCTCTGGGACCTCAACCGCCTGCTGGCGGACCTGCACGAATCTCTCTCCGTGAAAGAGCTCAACCTGCTGATCGACAGCATCTTCGACAACCTGGCCGAATTCCGCGACCAGCACAGCAGCATCGTGCTGGACTGCGTGCTCACCATCGGCAAAGCCGTGCTGGATCCTGCCGAGCCGGAACTCGCGCGCCGCTGCCTGAGCAAGATCATCGACCTCGGCTTCATCCCGCCCGGCGAGATCAAGATCAACCAGGACTGGCAGATCGTGGCCAACAAAAACCACATCAAGAACATCCGCGCCTGGCTGGAGCTGATCAGCCTCGATCCCATCCTCTGCAAGGACCTCCTGGCGGCGCTGATCATCAACCTCACCCAAGGCGGCATCTTCATTTCGGACACCGACCTCTTCCAAAAGGACGTTTCCCAGTTTCTGAACAGCAACGTCAAACCGCTGTATGTGCAGACCAAACATCTGCTGCGGCTCTTCCCGGTCTTCTACCACGAGATCGGCGCCGAGGGCGAGATCCGCGACCTCAGCACCGAGATCGACGAAATGAGCTCCCGCAAGGATCGCCTCATCCATTTCGTGCGCAAACAGGTGCACACCGAAAGCAACAACACCCATATCAACCTCCTTCGCCAGATCCTCAACTACTGGACCGACCTCGATCCCGGTCACCTGCAGGGCCTGCTGCCGGATGACGTGGCCCTCTTCATCCAGAGCCCGGACGAACGCACTAAAGCCCAGCAAAAGACGGTGCGGAAATTCTTCAAAGACAACGCGACCGGGGCCGACGACCTGCTGGGCCAATCCTGGCAGGTGGTGGCGCCGCTGTTCCGCCAGGTGAAAAAGGAGGACTTTTCCCTCCGCCGCCTTGAATTGCTGGTGCGCATCTACTACATGCTGCTGGACAAATATCAGCTCGATCCCTACGATATCGCCAAATTCCTGGGCCGCTTCAACTGGTTCGACGAAAAGGAGCAGCTGCGCCTGCGCCAAAGCCTGGCCCGCAAGGATTTCGACAGCGGCATCCGCCAGATGCTGGACTACATTGGCCGCCTCAACCAGGTGATCCTGGACCCCAATCCCACCCAGGCTTGGGAAAACATCTACTACAAACGCCACATCGCGGCCGGCATTCCCTCCATGTATGGGCAATACCGCGAACCGAAGCTGGAGGCCATGGGCATGATCTTCCGCCTGGAGAACCTGGTGGAACGCCTCGTGGAGCAGAACATCAGGCAGCTGAACCTGGACTACATCACGGCAAAAACCCTCAAGCGCATCATTCGCATCCTCGAGCTCTTCGAACTCGGCCTCGCCCGCGAAGGCCTCACCAGCGAGGCTTTTTCCAGCGCCCTGGAGATGCTCAAATCCGGCCAGAGGATCGTGAACCTCTCGCTGGACCAGTATCTGGACCTCTTCAAACAGATCAAGGACAGCATCACCGAGCTGATCAACGAATACTTCTACCGCTTTTACGAGCAGGAACTCGAACACGCCCCGGTGAAGGGCGTGGCCGGCAAATACAAGCGCCAGACCGCCCAGCAGATGTTCGCCGAGGAGTTTTTCCGCAAGCTGCTGGCCACTTCATTCCTGGTGCAGCCGATGGACAATTTCATCGCCCAGATCCTGGTCTCGCTCGCGGCCATGAAACAGGTCTTCGGTTCCGCCGAACTCAGCCGCGTGATGAGCTACGATCCGGACCTGATGTTCATTCCGCTGCAAACCAGTTTCGGCCGGCTCGACAACCAGGTGCTGCTGGGTTCCAAAGCCTTCTTCCTCAAGAAGATGCGCCAATACGAATTCCCCATTCCGCCCGGTTTTGTGATCACCACCGAACTGCATCGCTTCAGCCAGATCGTGCGCTCACATCCCGGCATCGAACGCGAGATGGATGAACTGCTCCGCTTCAACATCGCCCGCCTCGAAGGCCAGACCGGCCTCCGCTACGGCGATCCGGAGTCCCCGCTGCTCTTTTCCGTGCGTTCCGGCGCGCCCATGAGCCTGCCCGGCGCCATGACCACCTTCCTCAATATCGGCCTCAACGACGAGGTAACCCTCAAACTCAGCGCCCGCCCCAATTACGGCTGGACAGCCTGGGATTGCTACCGCCGCCTCATCCAAAGCTGGGGCATGGCCTACGGCATCGACCGCGACGAATTCGACGCCGTGATGATCGCCTTCAAGCGCCGCCACAAGGTGAAGCTCAAAACCCAGTTCACCCCTCTGCAGATGCGGCAGATGTCTGAAGCCTATAAAAAGGTGCTGGCCAGGCACAAGCTTAAGCTGGAGCAGGACGTCTTCCTGCAGGTGAAACAGGCCATTCTCCACGTGCTGGATTCCTGGAATACGGACCGGGCCCGGCTCTATCGCCAGAAACTGCAGATCGCCGACGACTGGGGCACCGCCGTCACCATCCAGAAAATGGTGCTGGGCAACATCAGCCTGGACAGCGGCACCGGAGTGCTCTTCACCCACGCGCCCTGGAGCAAGGCGCCGGGGATCACCCTCAACGGCGATTTCACCCTCTGCAGCCAGGGCGAGGACGTCGTGGCCGGCCTGGTGCATACCCTGCCCATCTCCGAACAGGAGCGCAAGCAGTCCAAACAAAGGCTGGAACTCTCTCTGGAAAAAGACTTTCCCCAGATCTACACCCGTCTGCTCAGCCTGGCCCGCCAGCTTTTGGACGAGCGCGACTACCCCCATCAGGAGATGGAATTCACCTTCGAAGGCCCCTCCCGTGAACAGCTTTTCATTCTCCAAACCCGCAACCAGGTGATCACCAAAGCCCGCGCCTACACGGTTTTCAATGTGCCCAAGCGCGATCTGAAACCCCTCGGCAACGGCATCGGCATCGGCAAAGGCGTCATCAACGGCCTCATCGCCATTTCCCGCGCCAACATCGACGCCCTCAAGAACCGCGGCCAGCCGCTGATCCTGGTGCGGCCGGATACCGTTCCTGAGGATATGGAACTGCTCTTCGACTGCCAGGGCCTGCTCACCTCGCGCGGCGGCGTCACTTCCCACGCCGCGGTCACAGCCATCCGCCTCGGCCTGGTGGGCATCGTCAACTGCCGCCAGCTCAAGGTGTTCGAAGACGAAAACCACTGCCGCATCGGCGAAACCCTGCTCCAGCCGGGAGATGAGATCGCCATCGACGCCAGCAGCGGCGCCATCTTCCTGGGCCACTATCCGGTGGAAACCATTCGCAGCTAA
- the polA gene encoding DNA polymerase I, with product MRPTLYLIDGTALLYRSHFAFIKNPLVNSRGEHTSAIFGVVNSFLHFLELKQVEHILISFDRKAPTFRHELSEDYKANRPPMPDELVAQIEPVQRFFQLIGLPEISLDGYEADDVLATLGERFKEDFDIVFVTSDKDYSQLVEERVGIFDPAKDLSYDREGIFGKFGVYPEQFVDYLALVGDASDNIPGVRGIGPKGAEKLLQQYQSLDGIYAHLDEIGETTRKKLTENRDNAFLSRQLAQIIRDVPIPLPEVDKLAFDGASLLRATDFLGRYELYQLRRRIENRFGQGGPGPLEAASAVSEEQLTQGDIFATEPVGKDGSSERQLSFTPILATPENLPRLLEQLRQAELVSLDTETDSLEPVGAKLVGISLCVKTEEAWYLPLGHQLHDNLPLEATLAALKDATAGKTILGHNLKYDLIVLRGHGWELDNPLWDTMLAAYLLDPGTNQYSLDACAAAELGHTMILISSLLDKKNKTSFDLVDVQAACAYSAEDAWAVFRLQPLYARRLSHSGLTELYKSIELPLVPVLQRMEENGVSIDTPVLREISRAINLELKELTEQIYGLAGREFNLNSTQQLAKLLFEEMKIPAKKKTKSGYSTDITVLEELAEDHEIADKLIQYRSLTKLESTYVGALPKLINPATGRIHSSFNQTVASTGRLSSSNPNLQNIPIRTQLGRSIRKAFIASNPDWAILSADYSQIELRLLALFSRDEALVQAFQNDLDIHRQTASLITGKPLDQVSGEERRRAKVINFGLLYGMGQKKLSRELGISLEDAKTMIRHYFERFPSISAYINDCKAEARLHRYSQTIFGRKLYLKNIGSGNQGLRAEAERVAVNMPIQGTAADLIKLAMIAIHARTGDDPRIRMVLQVHDELVFEVRRDFLAEAEELVRSEMENALPQQYRQVVALKTGIASGANWFEAH from the coding sequence ATGCGCCCAACTCTTTATCTGATCGACGGCACGGCCTTGCTGTACCGCTCGCATTTCGCCTTCATCAAAAATCCGCTGGTCAATTCGCGCGGGGAACACACCAGCGCCATCTTCGGCGTGGTGAATTCCTTTCTGCATTTTTTGGAGCTGAAACAGGTGGAGCACATCCTGATCAGTTTCGACCGCAAGGCACCCACCTTCCGGCACGAACTGAGTGAAGACTACAAGGCGAACCGGCCTCCGATGCCGGATGAGCTGGTGGCGCAGATCGAGCCGGTGCAACGGTTTTTCCAGCTCATCGGCCTGCCGGAGATCTCGCTCGACGGCTATGAGGCCGACGACGTGCTGGCCACGCTGGGGGAACGTTTCAAGGAGGACTTTGACATTGTGTTCGTGACCTCGGACAAGGATTATTCGCAGTTGGTGGAGGAACGGGTGGGAATCTTCGATCCCGCCAAGGACCTGAGTTACGACCGGGAGGGGATTTTCGGCAAATTCGGCGTCTATCCCGAACAGTTCGTGGATTACCTCGCCTTGGTGGGTGACGCCTCCGACAACATTCCCGGGGTGCGGGGCATCGGACCCAAGGGCGCGGAAAAGCTGCTGCAGCAATACCAAAGCCTGGACGGGATCTACGCGCATCTGGACGAGATTGGGGAAACGACGCGCAAAAAACTCACGGAAAACAGAGACAACGCTTTTCTTTCCAGGCAGTTGGCGCAGATCATCCGCGATGTGCCAATCCCGCTGCCGGAAGTTGACAAGCTTGCCTTCGACGGCGCCAGCCTTCTGCGGGCGACGGATTTTCTTGGCCGCTACGAACTGTATCAGCTCAGGCGCAGGATCGAAAACCGCTTCGGACAGGGCGGTCCGGGACCGCTTGAGGCAGCTTCCGCCGTGAGTGAGGAACAGCTCACCCAGGGGGACATTTTCGCCACGGAGCCTGTTGGAAAGGATGGTTCTTCGGAGCGTCAACTCTCTTTCACGCCAATACTTGCCACTCCCGAAAACCTGCCCCGCCTGCTGGAGCAACTACGGCAGGCGGAATTGGTAAGCCTGGACACGGAGACCGATTCACTGGAGCCCGTGGGGGCCAAACTGGTGGGAATATCGCTATGCGTGAAGACGGAAGAGGCCTGGTATCTGCCCCTGGGACACCAGCTGCACGACAACCTGCCGCTGGAAGCGACTTTGGCCGCCCTGAAAGACGCCACGGCGGGAAAAACCATCCTTGGCCACAACCTCAAGTATGACCTCATCGTGCTGCGCGGCCACGGCTGGGAACTGGACAATCCGCTCTGGGACACGATGCTGGCCGCCTACCTGCTGGATCCCGGCACCAACCAGTATTCCCTGGACGCCTGTGCCGCCGCGGAACTTGGGCACACGATGATCCTCATCTCCAGCCTGCTGGACAAGAAAAACAAGACCAGCTTCGACCTCGTGGATGTTCAAGCCGCCTGCGCCTACTCCGCTGAGGACGCCTGGGCGGTGTTCCGGCTGCAGCCCCTCTATGCCAGGCGCCTCTCCCACAGCGGTTTGACAGAGCTTTACAAGAGCATCGAACTGCCCTTGGTGCCGGTGCTGCAGCGCATGGAGGAAAACGGTGTGAGCATCGACACACCCGTACTGCGGGAAATCTCTCGCGCCATCAATCTGGAACTGAAGGAACTCACGGAGCAGATCTACGGCCTTGCGGGCCGGGAATTCAACCTCAATTCCACCCAGCAGCTGGCCAAACTGCTGTTCGAAGAGATGAAGATCCCTGCCAAAAAGAAGACTAAAAGCGGCTATTCCACCGATATCACGGTGCTGGAGGAACTGGCGGAGGATCATGAGATCGCGGACAAGTTGATCCAATACCGCAGCCTCACCAAGCTGGAATCCACCTATGTGGGCGCCCTGCCAAAGCTGATCAATCCAGCCACCGGGCGCATCCACTCCTCTTTCAACCAGACCGTGGCCTCCACCGGCCGGCTCTCCTCCTCCAATCCCAATCTGCAAAATATCCCCATCCGCACACAGCTGGGCCGCTCCATCCGCAAGGCCTTCATCGCCTCGAACCCGGACTGGGCCATCCTGAGCGCCGATTATTCCCAGATCGAGCTGAGGCTGCTGGCCCTCTTCTCGCGCGACGAAGCTTTGGTGCAGGCTTTCCAAAACGACCTGGACATCCACCGCCAGACGGCCTCTCTGATCACGGGGAAACCGCTGGACCAGGTGAGCGGCGAGGAACGCCGCCGCGCCAAGGTGATCAATTTCGGCCTCCTCTACGGAATGGGGCAGAAGAAGCTCTCGCGCGAACTGGGAATTTCGCTGGAAGACGCCAAAACCATGATCAGGCACTATTTTGAGCGCTTCCCCTCCATCAGCGCCTACATCAACGACTGCAAGGCCGAGGCGAGGCTGCACCGCTACAGTCAGACCATCTTCGGGCGCAAGCTTTACCTGAAAAACATCGGCAGCGGCAACCAGGGCCTGCGCGCGGAAGCGGAACGCGTGGCGGTGAACATGCCCATCCAAGGCACCGCCGCCGACCTGATCAAACTGGCCATGATCGCCATCCACGCGCGGACCGGGGACGATCCCCGCATCCGCATGGTGCTGCAGGTGCACGACGAGCTGGTTTTCGAAGTGCGCCGGGACTTTCTGGCGGAGGCCGAAGAGCTGGTCCGCTCGGAGATGGAAAACGCTCTGCCGCAGCAATATCGGCAGGTGGTGGCGTTGAAGACCGGCATCGCCAGCGGGGCCAACTGGTTCGAAGCCCACTGA
- a CDS encoding DUF47 family protein: MALVLKTTKFVESQIDSFLDVVSDSALLFQLGVEDYLMGRFEQFEERLNLIRENEKKADDLRVAIERYLYERTLIPENRGDVLAILENTDEVMDNIKDTLMQFSVEMPTIPQEVNDLWLQTTRASTAAVEQLTYAVRSFFRDLSQVNNYIHKVYFFEREADQLGEKLRRLIFAQGMDLAQKTHLRWFALHIEQISDYAQAVCDRLSIYTIKRQL, translated from the coding sequence ATGGCACTGGTGCTGAAGACCACCAAGTTCGTGGAGTCGCAGATCGACTCTTTCCTGGACGTGGTCAGCGATTCCGCGCTGCTCTTCCAGCTTGGCGTGGAGGATTATCTGATGGGCAGGTTCGAGCAGTTCGAGGAACGGCTGAACCTGATCCGCGAAAACGAAAAGAAGGCCGACGACCTGCGCGTGGCGATCGAGCGTTATCTTTACGAGCGCACCCTGATCCCGGAAAACCGCGGCGACGTGCTGGCCATTCTGGAAAACACGGACGAAGTGATGGACAACATCAAGGACACGCTGATGCAGTTTTCCGTGGAAATGCCGACGATCCCGCAGGAAGTGAACGACCTCTGGCTGCAGACCACGCGCGCCTCCACCGCCGCGGTGGAGCAGCTTACCTACGCCGTGCGCTCCTTTTTCCGCGACCTTTCCCAAGTGAACAACTACATCCACAAAGTCTACTTTTTTGAGCGCGAGGCCGACCAGTTGGGCGAAAAGCTGCGCCGCCTGATCTTCGCCCAGGGGATGGACCTGGCCCAAAAAACCCACCTGCGCTGGTTCGCCCTGCACATCGAACAGATCTCGGATTACGCCCAGGCCGTTTGCGACCGGCTCTCCATCTACACCATCAAAAGGCAGCTCTGA
- a CDS encoding inorganic phosphate transporter family protein has translation MIYVFLISGLFIGWSMGANDTGNIFGAAVSTRMIRFRQAALIAAVFYFLGAVLEGSGPSGTLGRLGSVDALGGAFTVALAAALAILVIVRLGIPVSISQTIVGALIGWNYFSGRLTNFSSLLTIASSWVTAFVAAAGIAALLFYLVRGWINNSKRHLLEQDMIIRSALILFGAVGAYFLGANTIANAVGVFVPVTPFRDLALGPFLFITGVQQLYIIGSLAVVLGIYTYSHRVMGTVGKDIFQLSPATALVALLTETIVLFLFSSRALHDLLVAVGLPPIPLVPISSTQVIVGAVIGIGLAKGGKNIRYNVLGKVTLAWIAAPAMAFLFSFVALFITQNVFELEAYHPLTYSVDKSAVQEIARRGIDTNKLSFVNLRTFKTELELYRELTFEETYPPEAAKEIISISENHPLLVKLELLQKRGLDKRLNQEQLAALSQLEDKSFKRRWNLAQTLAKDPSWQLVEAPQTQADESYNADLQADLDLLYKVFYHPKD, from the coding sequence ATGATCTACGTTTTTCTGATCAGCGGCCTGTTCATAGGCTGGTCCATGGGGGCCAATGACACCGGCAACATCTTTGGCGCCGCGGTCTCCACCCGCATGATCAGATTCCGCCAGGCCGCCCTGATCGCGGCCGTCTTTTATTTTCTGGGCGCGGTTTTGGAAGGCAGCGGGCCCTCCGGCACCCTGGGCCGGTTGGGTTCCGTGGACGCCCTGGGCGGGGCCTTCACCGTGGCGCTGGCCGCCGCGCTGGCCATTCTGGTGATCGTGCGGCTGGGCATTCCCGTCTCCATCTCGCAGACCATCGTGGGCGCCCTGATCGGCTGGAACTACTTTTCAGGACGGCTCACCAACTTCAGTTCCCTGCTCACCATCGCCAGCAGCTGGGTCACCGCATTCGTGGCCGCTGCCGGCATCGCGGCTTTGCTCTTTTACCTCGTGCGCGGTTGGATCAACAACTCCAAACGCCATCTGCTGGAACAGGACATGATCATCCGCTCCGCCCTGATCCTCTTCGGCGCTGTCGGGGCCTACTTTCTAGGGGCCAACACCATCGCCAACGCCGTGGGGGTCTTCGTTCCGGTTACACCCTTCCGGGATCTGGCGCTGGGCCCCTTCCTCTTTATCACAGGCGTGCAGCAGCTTTACATCATCGGCTCGCTGGCCGTGGTATTGGGCATCTACACCTATTCCCACCGCGTGATGGGCACCGTGGGCAAGGACATCTTTCAGCTTTCGCCCGCAACCGCGCTGGTCGCCCTGCTCACCGAGACCATCGTGCTCTTTCTCTTTTCCTCCCGTGCCTTGCACGATCTGCTTGTGGCGGTGGGACTTCCGCCCATTCCGCTGGTGCCCATCTCCTCCACCCAGGTGATCGTGGGCGCTGTGATCGGCATCGGCCTGGCCAAAGGCGGCAAAAACATCCGCTACAACGTGCTGGGCAAAGTCACCCTGGCCTGGATCGCCGCCCCCGCCATGGCCTTTCTCTTTTCCTTCGTCGCTCTCTTCATCACGCAGAACGTCTTTGAACTCGAGGCCTACCATCCCCTCACCTACAGCGTGGACAAGAGCGCGGTGCAGGAGATCGCGCGCCGCGGGATCGACACCAACAAGCTTAGTTTCGTGAATCTGCGCACCTTCAAGACCGAGCTCGAACTCTACAGGGAACTCACTTTCGAGGAAACCTATCCGCCCGAGGCGGCCAAGGAGATCATTTCCATCAGCGAAAACCACCCCCTGCTGGTGAAACTGGAACTGCTGCAAAAACGCGGACTGGACAAGCGTTTGAACCAGGAACAACTGGCCGCGCTCAGCCAATTGGAGGACAAGAGCTTCAAACGCAGATGGAACCTCGCCCAGACCCTGGCCAAAGACCCTTCCTGGCAACTGGTCGAGGCTCCCCAAACCCAGGCTGATGAAAGTTACAACGCCGATCTGCAGGCCGATCTGGACCTGCTTTACAAGGTCTTTTACCATCCCAAGGACTAA
- a CDS encoding AEC family transporter, with protein sequence MTEQNLTLILSFALGFALKSLKLLSKEDAAVLLRFVLNVCLPPLMILAIYRATPSADMLLVTLSAMLVIFILYFISSFIGKKLALPRPTFGSFLVGTMIMNTAFALPYFKAIGSEELARASLFDIGNTVLIFTFSYYNAIKYGANAHTDRIQLKKFLTLPPLWGMLIAFAIKGLGVNIPPAAVSFLEVLGQPTGLLMMVALGLAFAPQASHLGKALIAVFIRMGLGFAAGFTLSLLFGLQGVPRLVVLTCSALPVGFNTLILADRENMDRPFAATMVSVSTLIALFTTPLLIRLFS encoded by the coding sequence ATGACTGAACAAAACCTCACCCTCATCCTCTCCTTCGCCCTCGGCTTTGCCCTGAAAAGCCTGAAACTCCTGTCCAAAGAGGACGCCGCGGTGCTCCTGCGCTTCGTGCTCAACGTCTGCCTGCCCCCGCTGATGATTTTGGCCATTTACCGTGCCACCCCTTCCGCGGATATGCTGCTGGTGACGCTTAGCGCCATGCTGGTGATTTTCATCCTCTACTTCATCAGCTCTTTCATCGGCAAAAAACTGGCCCTGCCCCGCCCCACTTTCGGCTCTTTCCTGGTGGGCACGATGATCATGAACACCGCCTTTGCCCTGCCCTATTTCAAGGCGATCGGCAGCGAGGAACTGGCCCGCGCCTCGCTGTTCGATATCGGCAACACCGTCCTGATCTTCACTTTCAGCTATTACAACGCCATCAAATACGGCGCCAACGCCCACACCGACCGCATCCAGCTGAAGAAATTTCTCACCCTGCCCCCGCTTTGGGGCATGCTGATCGCTTTTGCCATCAAGGGCTTGGGTGTGAACATCCCGCCCGCCGCGGTTTCCTTTCTGGAGGTCTTGGGCCAGCCCACCGGATTGCTGATGATGGTGGCGCTGGGCCTGGCTTTCGCGCCCCAGGCCTCGCATCTGGGCAAGGCCCTGATCGCCGTCTTCATCAGGATGGGCCTGGGTTTCGCGGCCGGATTCACACTCTCCCTGCTCTTCGGATTGCAGGGCGTCCCGCGCCTGGTGGTGCTCACCTGTTCCGCCCTGCCCGTGGGCTTCAACACCTTGATCCTGGCCGACCGCGAGAACATGGACCGCCCCTTCGCCGCCACCATGGTCTCGGTTTCCACCCTCATCGCCCTCTTCACCACGCCGCTGCTGATCCGCCTCTTTTCCTGA